The Ranitomeya variabilis isolate aRanVar5 chromosome 7, aRanVar5.hap1, whole genome shotgun sequence genome includes a window with the following:
- the LOC143786304 gene encoding uncharacterized protein LOC143786304, translated as MLCRRSSVQNSAGDPVYKALQEIQCTKLCRKSSVQSSAGDPVHDAMQEIQCTQLCRRSSRTITRRQLVSRVLQDAPEGNTSAWGIPQGKSFSSEMVRRISDLSNALHVEQVQNILLADETDPLQQEDLGEESDIASEDDVEECPDVSDTDQDGEREEDAQDIETYDFSGY; from the exons atgctctgcaggagatccagtgtaCAAAactctgcaggagatccagtgtacaaagctctgcaggagatccagtgtaCAAAGCTCTGCAGGAAATCCAGTGTACaaagctctgcaggagatccagtgcacgatgctATGCAGGAGATCCAGTGTACAcagctctgcaggagatccagt CGCACTATAACAAGACGGCAGCTCGTCTCCAGAGTGCTGCAAGATGCTCCAGAGGGCAACACCAGTGCCTGGGGAATACCGCAGGGCAAAAG cttttcttcagaAATGGTGAGGAGAATAtctgacttgtccaatgcccttcatgtggagcaagtgcaaaatatcctGCTTGCTGATGAGACCGACCCCTTACAgcaagaagatttaggggaagaaagtgacattgcttcagaagacgatgtggaagaatgtccagatgtgtctgatacagatcaagatggagagagagaggaggacgctcaagacatagaaacatatgacttttctggttattaa